Proteins found in one Vallitalea guaymasensis genomic segment:
- a CDS encoding TetR/AcrR family transcriptional regulator, with protein MPKIIKDLREKIIKTAITIFNEQGFDAIDIRKIAKECNVAVGTLYNYFPNKKEVVYEVFNELWYESMNKLEALIDSSEGNEDLFVDYILSLYKEMEKKKGIGLYLFRMEIIESKDEKVEDGNFLAHSKFHERHAKQIGKLLIKSYGLGDAGDNNRELDNLINTVATLIITNKGADVEYVMFIRDMVSSYVRDYRDRLCK; from the coding sequence AATGAGCAAGGGTTTGATGCTATAGATATAAGAAAAATAGCTAAGGAGTGTAATGTTGCAGTAGGAACGCTTTATAATTATTTTCCTAACAAGAAAGAAGTTGTGTATGAAGTTTTTAACGAACTCTGGTATGAGTCAATGAATAAATTGGAAGCGTTGATTGATTCATCTGAGGGGAATGAGGATTTATTTGTTGATTATATATTGAGTTTATATAAGGAAATGGAAAAGAAAAAAGGAATAGGATTGTATTTATTCAGGATGGAGATAATTGAATCCAAGGATGAAAAGGTGGAGGATGGTAATTTTCTAGCTCATTCCAAGTTTCATGAGAGGCATGCTAAGCAGATAGGAAAATTGTTGATAAAAAGCTATGGGCTTGGTGATGCTGGGGATAATAATAGGGAGTTGGATAACTTGATAAATACGGTGGCTACTTTGATTATAACTAATAAAGGTGCAGATGTTGAATATGTTATGTTTATCAGGGATATGGTTAGTAGTTATGTAAGGGATTATAGGGATAGGTTGTGTAAATAG